The following proteins are encoded in a genomic region of Roseinatronobacter sp. S2:
- a CDS encoding CopD family protein, giving the protein MLSTLYPWIKALHIMAVISWMAGLFYLPRLFVYHVERGSDAADMNRVFETMEEKLLRVIMNPAMIVAWASGLTLAAMPWVLDTGAIWPYSKFLALIGMTWFHMWCAKRRRIFALGENTLTGRNYRMMNEVPTVLMVVIVLSVVVKF; this is encoded by the coding sequence ATGCTCTCGACCCTCTATCCCTGGATCAAGGCGTTGCACATTATGGCAGTCATCAGCTGGATGGCTGGCCTGTTCTATCTGCCTCGGCTGTTTGTTTATCATGTGGAACGCGGCAGCGACGCTGCGGATATGAACCGCGTGTTTGAAACTATGGAAGAAAAGCTGCTGCGCGTGATCATGAACCCCGCCATGATTGTTGCATGGGCATCAGGGCTGACACTGGCTGCTATGCCATGGGTTCTGGATACTGGCGCGATCTGGCCCTATAGCAAGTTTCTCGCCCTGATTGGCATGACATGGTTCCATATGTGGTGTGCCAAACGCCGCCGCATCTTTGCCTTGGGTGAAAACACCCTGACTGGCCGGAATTACCGGATGATGAACGAAGTGCCGACCGTGTTGATGGTCGTCATCGTCTTGTCGGTGGTTGTGAAATTCTAG